A genome region from Colwellia sp. Arc7-D includes the following:
- the hmpA gene encoding NO-inducible flavohemoprotein — MLTNKHIEIIKSTIPLLENAGSALTSHFYQRLFSHHPELQDIFNMANQKTGRQQVALFQAIAAYAKNIENLSALTSAVERIAQKHTSFNIQADHYAIVGHHLIETLRELATEAFTPDVEDAWTNAYQFLASIFINREAELYQQRSAEVGGWQGVRVFKVIDTVIESALVKSFVFSPIDQGPVIGFTPGQYLGLEVKPTGNDYKEIRQYSLSNKPNGRDYRISVKREKQGVPGKVSNYLHDAIKVGDEVKLYAPAGDFFFVDRQTPTVLISAGVGITPMQSMLETLAENKHNQDVHFLHACEDSQQHSFSERTDELVKNNNWQQNFWYRNEDAQQSHINNGMMDLAAIDLPTEKGNFYLCGPIAFMQFAKQQLLKLGVGESNIHYEVFGPHATL; from the coding sequence ATGCTAACGAATAAACATATCGAAATAATTAAAAGTACAATTCCATTATTAGAAAATGCAGGATCGGCATTAACGTCACACTTCTACCAACGCTTGTTTTCTCATCACCCAGAATTACAAGATATTTTTAATATGGCGAATCAAAAAACGGGTAGACAACAAGTAGCTTTATTCCAAGCAATAGCAGCTTATGCGAAAAATATAGAGAACTTGAGCGCGTTAACCTCGGCTGTTGAACGTATCGCACAAAAACATACTAGTTTTAATATTCAAGCGGATCATTACGCCATTGTCGGACACCACTTAATTGAAACATTACGTGAGCTAGCCACAGAAGCTTTTACACCTGATGTCGAAGATGCCTGGACAAACGCTTATCAATTTTTAGCCAGTATATTTATTAATAGAGAAGCTGAGTTATATCAACAACGTTCAGCAGAAGTTGGCGGCTGGCAAGGTGTAAGAGTCTTTAAAGTTATTGATACTGTTATCGAGTCTGCACTGGTTAAAAGCTTTGTATTTTCTCCAATTGACCAAGGTCCGGTTATCGGTTTTACACCGGGTCAATATTTAGGCCTAGAAGTTAAACCAACGGGAAATGATTATAAAGAGATCCGTCAATACTCATTGTCAAACAAACCCAATGGCAGAGACTATCGTATTTCGGTCAAACGTGAAAAACAAGGTGTGCCGGGTAAAGTGTCTAACTATTTACACGACGCTATTAAAGTAGGTGACGAAGTAAAACTGTATGCACCAGCGGGTGATTTTTTCTTTGTTGATCGTCAAACGCCCACAGTGCTTATTTCTGCAGGTGTCGGCATTACACCCATGCAAAGCATGCTAGAAACACTCGCTGAGAATAAACATAACCAAGACGTTCACTTTTTGCATGCTTGCGAAGATAGTCAGCAACATTCCTTTTCTGAGCGCACAGATGAGTTAGTAAAAAATAATAACTGGCAACAAAATTTTTGGTACAGAAACGAAGATGCCCAACAAAGCCATATCAACAATGGCATGATGGACTTGGCGGCGATTGATTTACCCACTGAAAAAGGTAACTTCTACTTGTGCGGTCCTATCGCTTTTATGCAATTTGCGAAACAGCAATTATTGAAATTAGGAGTTGGAGAAAGCAATATTCATTACGAGGTATTTGGTCCACACGCAACGTTGTAA
- the eno gene encoding phosphopyruvate hydratase: protein MSNINKIIAREIMDSRGNPTIEADVFLESGAWGRAAAPSGASTGSREALELRDGDKSRYLGKGVLKAVAAVNNNIASALIGQSALDQANIDQIMIDLDGTENKETFGANAILAVSLANAKAAAMDKKVQLFEHIADLNGTPGQYSLPLPMMNIINGGEHADNNVDIQEFMVQPVGAKSFSEALRMGAEIFHALKKVLSAKGLNTAVGDEGGFAPDLASNADALAVIKEAVAAAGYKLGKDVTLAMDCAASEFYDADKGIYDLKGEGKQFTANEFSDFLATLCEQYPIVSIEDGLDESDWDGFAYQTKLLGDKVQIVGDDLFVTNTKILARGIEQGIGNSILIKFNQIGTLTETLAAIRMAKEAGFTAVISHRSGETEDSTIADLAVGTAAGQIKTGSLCRSDRVSKYNQLLRIEEFLGDKAIFNGLSEVKGQ, encoded by the coding sequence ATGTCGAATATTAATAAAATTATCGCTCGCGAAATCATGGATTCTCGTGGTAACCCAACAATTGAAGCTGATGTTTTTCTAGAATCTGGTGCTTGGGGTCGAGCTGCAGCTCCTTCTGGCGCATCAACAGGCTCTCGTGAGGCTCTTGAATTGCGTGACGGTGATAAATCACGTTATTTAGGTAAAGGGGTTTTAAAAGCCGTTGCTGCTGTTAACAATAACATTGCAAGCGCGCTAATAGGTCAAAGTGCTTTAGATCAAGCTAACATCGATCAAATCATGATTGATTTAGATGGCACAGAAAATAAAGAAACTTTTGGTGCAAATGCGATTCTTGCCGTTTCATTAGCAAATGCAAAAGCAGCCGCAATGGACAAGAAAGTTCAATTATTTGAACATATTGCAGACCTTAACGGTACACCGGGTCAGTACTCATTACCTTTGCCTATGATGAATATCATCAATGGTGGTGAGCACGCAGACAACAACGTAGATATTCAAGAGTTTATGGTGCAACCTGTTGGCGCTAAAAGCTTTTCAGAAGCTCTACGTATGGGCGCTGAAATCTTCCATGCACTTAAAAAAGTATTATCTGCAAAAGGCTTAAATACTGCTGTAGGTGATGAAGGTGGTTTTGCCCCTGATTTAGCGTCTAATGCAGATGCATTAGCAGTAATAAAAGAAGCGGTTGCAGCGGCGGGTTACAAATTAGGTAAAGATGTAACGTTAGCGATGGATTGTGCTGCTTCTGAATTTTATGATGCAGACAAAGGTATTTATGATCTTAAAGGTGAAGGCAAGCAATTCACCGCTAACGAATTTTCCGACTTCTTAGCAACGCTTTGTGAACAATACCCAATTGTTTCAATTGAAGATGGCTTAGACGAGTCAGACTGGGATGGTTTTGCATACCAAACTAAATTATTAGGCGATAAAGTTCAAATCGTTGGTGATGATTTATTCGTAACTAATACTAAAATATTAGCGCGTGGTATTGAACAAGGTATCGGTAACTCAATCTTAATCAAGTTTAACCAAATTGGTACGTTAACAGAAACATTAGCCGCTATTAGAATGGCAAAAGAAGCTGGTTTTACTGCTGTTATTTCTCATCGTTCAGGCGAAACTGAAGATTCAACTATTGCAGATTTAGCCGTAGGTACAGCCGCTGGCCAAATCAAAACTGGTTCACTTTGTCGTTCTGACCGTGTTTCTAAGTACAACCAATTGTTACGTATTGAAGAGTTCCTTGGTGATAAAGCTATATTCAACGGCCTATCAGAAGTTAAAGGCCAATAA
- a CDS encoding CTP synthase, producing MTTRYIFVTGGVVSSLGKGIAAASLAAILEARGLKVTMLKLDPYINVDPGTMSPIQHGEVFVTEDGAETDLDLGHYERFIRTKMTKLNNFTTGRIYQDILARERKGEFLGATIQVIPHITNDIKRRVIEGAEGYDIAMVEIGGTVGDIESQPFLEAIRQLGVELGRERAMFMHLTLVPYIAAAGEIKTKPTQHSVKELRSIGIFPDILVCRSERAIPANERAKISLFTNVEGKAVISLRDVDSIYKVPALLKAQGADELVVKRFGLDVPEADLSDWEQVLYKEANPSGEVVIGMVGKYTELPDAYKSVNEALKHAGIKNQVKVKIQYIDSQDVESKGVEVFKDLDAILVPGGFGERGVEGKILTAQYARENKIPYLGICLGMQVALIDFARNVAGLTDAHSTEFNAETPHPVVGLINEWLDEEGKVEYRNAQSDLGGTMRLGSQLCHIVKGTKAYDVYGSETIYERHRHRFEVNNNYREQLSKAGLVFSGLSTDKTLVEVIENPNHPWFIAGQFHPEFNSTPRDGHPLFAGFIAAAFEHQKQQSS from the coding sequence ATGACAACTAGATATATTTTTGTTACTGGCGGCGTTGTATCGTCTCTTGGTAAAGGTATTGCTGCAGCATCACTAGCGGCAATTCTCGAAGCACGTGGTTTAAAAGTTACCATGCTAAAACTTGACCCTTATATTAATGTTGATCCGGGCACTATGAGCCCCATTCAACATGGTGAAGTTTTTGTGACTGAAGATGGTGCAGAGACAGATCTCGATTTGGGTCATTACGAACGTTTTATTCGTACCAAAATGACCAAGCTTAATAACTTTACTACCGGCCGTATCTATCAAGATATTTTGGCACGTGAACGTAAAGGTGAATTTTTAGGTGCTACTATTCAAGTTATTCCTCATATTACTAACGACATTAAACGTCGTGTTATTGAGGGAGCTGAAGGCTACGATATCGCTATGGTCGAAATTGGCGGTACGGTTGGTGATATTGAATCACAACCATTCCTCGAAGCTATTCGCCAACTAGGTGTAGAGTTAGGTCGTGAACGTGCAATGTTTATGCACTTAACGTTAGTACCTTATATTGCTGCAGCTGGCGAAATTAAAACTAAACCAACACAGCATTCTGTTAAAGAGCTTCGTTCAATTGGTATTTTCCCAGATATTTTAGTTTGTCGTAGTGAACGTGCTATTCCTGCGAATGAACGCGCTAAAATATCGCTATTTACTAATGTAGAAGGTAAAGCGGTTATTTCACTGCGTGATGTTGACTCTATATATAAAGTGCCAGCGTTGCTAAAAGCACAAGGTGCTGATGAGCTTGTAGTGAAACGCTTTGGTTTAGATGTGCCAGAAGCTGACTTATCTGATTGGGAACAAGTGCTTTACAAAGAAGCTAATCCGTCAGGCGAAGTTGTTATCGGTATGGTGGGTAAATACACTGAATTACCAGATGCTTACAAATCAGTAAACGAAGCGTTGAAACATGCGGGCATTAAAAACCAAGTAAAAGTTAAAATTCAATATATTGATTCACAAGACGTTGAGTCTAAAGGTGTTGAAGTATTTAAAGATTTAGATGCTATTTTAGTGCCTGGTGGTTTCGGTGAACGTGGTGTTGAAGGTAAAATTTTAACGGCACAATATGCCCGTGAAAACAAAATACCTTATTTAGGTATTTGTTTAGGTATGCAAGTCGCATTGATTGATTTTGCTCGCAACGTGGCTGGCTTAACTGATGCACACAGCACTGAATTTAATGCTGAAACACCGCACCCAGTCGTTGGTTTAATTAACGAATGGTTAGATGAAGAAGGTAAAGTTGAGTACCGCAATGCCCAATCTGACTTAGGCGGCACAATGCGTTTAGGCTCACAATTGTGCCACATTGTGAAAGGTACCAAAGCATATGACGTATATGGTAGTGAAACAATTTATGAGAGACACCGTCATCGTTTTGAGGTAAATAATAACTACCGTGAGCAATTAAGCAAAGCTGGCTTAGTGTTTTCGGGATTATCTACAGATAAAACATTAGTTGAGGTGATAGAAAATCCAAATCATCCTTGGTTTATTGCTGGGCAATTTCATCCTGAGTTTAATTCAACTCCTCGCGATGGTCACCCGCTTTTTGCTGGCTTTATTGCTGCCGCTTTTGAGCATCAAAAGCAGCAATCAAGTTAA
- a CDS encoding DUF4202 domain-containing protein, which translates to MTQLDNVLLAIDNINSADTNTTLVDGISHPKELLYGQYMSACLDKYWPNASEHLQIAVRAQHVKRWHLKRTDFAIGKKGYLTWRKELGIFHAATAKSLMLEQGYSEQASDITAAIIRKENLKSNSESQTLEDVACLVFLQFYFDEFAAKHNEEKIIRIVQLTWRKMSAQGQEIALTLTLPPHLATLVGKALA; encoded by the coding sequence ATGACTCAATTAGATAATGTCTTACTCGCTATCGACAATATAAATTCGGCAGATACCAACACAACCTTAGTTGACGGCATTAGCCACCCAAAAGAGTTATTGTATGGTCAATATATGTCAGCTTGTTTGGACAAGTACTGGCCTAATGCCAGCGAACATTTACAAATTGCTGTTCGTGCACAACACGTAAAGCGCTGGCATTTAAAGCGAACTGACTTCGCCATTGGTAAGAAAGGCTATTTAACTTGGCGTAAAGAATTAGGTATTTTCCATGCAGCGACAGCTAAGTCACTAATGCTAGAGCAAGGCTACAGTGAGCAAGCTTCTGATATAACAGCAGCAATCATCCGCAAAGAAAACTTAAAGTCGAACAGTGAAAGCCAAACATTAGAAGACGTAGCGTGCTTAGTGTTTTTGCAATTTTATTTTGATGAATTTGCTGCCAAACATAATGAAGAAAAAATCATTCGTATTGTGCAATTAACTTGGCGAAAAATGTCAGCACAAGGCCAAGAAATAGCCCTGACTTTAACGCTACCACCACATTTAGCAACACTGGTTGGCAAAGCTTTAGCTTAA
- a CDS encoding YbaN family protein, with translation MLLKIVGILFVALAFIGVFLPLLPTTPFLLVAAACFTKSSPRLHSMLLSNKIFGPMIYHWQKTRSIPRRAKVLALLSMVLAVLWSVYILPSIWLKGLVVALVAWPFVFICRLPNAEKQKTALLLSKAPDNSASKITVKNRKNL, from the coding sequence ATGCTTTTAAAAATAGTAGGAATACTCTTTGTTGCCTTAGCGTTTATTGGTGTTTTTTTACCTTTACTACCTACGACGCCATTTTTGTTGGTGGCCGCAGCATGTTTTACAAAATCGTCTCCACGACTGCATAGCATGCTGTTATCAAATAAAATTTTTGGACCGATGATTTATCATTGGCAAAAAACGCGCAGTATACCGCGAAGGGCAAAGGTACTTGCTTTGTTGTCTATGGTACTTGCGGTGTTATGGTCTGTTTATATTTTACCTTCAATATGGCTAAAGGGTTTAGTGGTTGCTTTAGTTGCTTGGCCTTTTGTTTTTATCTGTCGCTTACCTAACGCAGAAAAACAAAAGACAGCGTTATTGTTAAGTAAAGCGCCAGACAATAGCGCCTCAAAAATAACCGTTAAAAACCGTAAAAATCTTTAA
- a CDS encoding ABC transporter permease — protein sequence MNFSRFFAVFKARNIEFFRDRSSLGWNLIFPVLMLVGLSFIFSGDGRAIYKVGVIDLAQSQSSFLETKYISFIDYQEVTSAKVKLEQHSIDLLIDFNGQKYWVNQGAPNSYLVEKILLSDHKDYQRIETQGKKIRYVDWVLPGILGMNMMFSCLFGVGYVIVRYRKNAVLKRLKATPLSALEFVSAQLFSRLFIVMFLSSVVYIGCNLFFDFYMLGSYFDLIIIAILGAFSLITLGLLVASRSKSEELIGGLLNLSSWPMMLLSGVWFSLEGAPNAVKVFAEFLPLTHLVAGARKIITEGATLADISYHVTVLMIMSAVFLSLGAYLFSWNTER from the coding sequence ATGAATTTTTCACGTTTCTTTGCCGTATTTAAAGCACGAAATATTGAATTTTTTCGTGATCGCTCTTCATTGGGTTGGAATTTAATATTTCCGGTATTAATGTTAGTTGGTTTGTCATTTATTTTCTCAGGTGACGGCCGTGCAATTTATAAAGTCGGTGTAATAGATTTAGCGCAAAGCCAATCGAGCTTTCTCGAAACCAAATATATTAGTTTTATTGATTATCAAGAGGTGACATCTGCAAAAGTTAAGCTAGAGCAGCATAGTATAGATTTACTGATTGATTTTAATGGACAAAAATATTGGGTAAACCAAGGCGCGCCGAATAGTTATTTAGTTGAAAAAATATTATTGAGTGATCATAAAGATTATCAACGTATAGAAACCCAAGGCAAAAAAATTCGTTACGTAGATTGGGTACTACCGGGTATTTTAGGTATGAACATGATGTTTAGTTGCTTGTTTGGTGTAGGCTATGTCATTGTTCGGTATCGTAAAAATGCAGTTTTAAAACGCTTAAAAGCTACGCCATTGTCTGCGCTTGAATTTGTTTCTGCGCAACTATTTTCACGCTTATTTATTGTTATGTTTTTATCGTCAGTGGTCTATATCGGTTGTAACTTGTTCTTTGATTTTTACATGCTGGGTAGCTATTTTGATTTAATTATTATCGCAATATTAGGCGCATTTAGTTTAATAACCTTAGGATTGTTGGTCGCTAGTCGAAGTAAAAGTGAGGAATTAATCGGCGGATTATTAAATTTAAGTTCTTGGCCAATGATGTTGTTATCTGGGGTTTGGTTTAGCCTAGAAGGTGCCCCTAATGCTGTAAAAGTGTTTGCCGAATTTTTACCTTTAACCCATTTGGTCGCAGGTGCTCGTAAAATAATAACTGAAGGTGCCACATTAGCGGATATTAGTTACCACGTAACAGTTTTGATGATAATGAGTGCAGTATTTCTAAGCTTAGGAGCTTATTTATTTAGCTGGAATACTGAGAGATAG
- a CDS encoding ABC transporter ATP-binding protein: protein MQEVIRVENLTKSYKDVVAVDNINFAIQKGHCFGLLGPNGAGKTTTIEIMEGIIKATKGQVYYYDKPIDDSMSQQIGIQFQHTALQDFLTVKETLNLFTSFYQHTVPHEDLIELCDLSEFLNRDNRLLSGGQRQRLLLALALINDPDIVFLDEPTTGLDPQARRNFWQLIKNIKARDKTVVLTTHYMDEAQQLCDDVLIMDHGQVIARGTPRQLLNEHFNEVFIYLPAEKVPQELCVQFNWQVNEQQVEITTTDVEATIALLLAQNISLSGLHVKSPNLDDLFLKLTGHSLRD from the coding sequence ATGCAAGAAGTCATTCGCGTTGAAAACTTAACCAAAAGTTATAAAGATGTTGTTGCGGTAGACAATATTAATTTTGCTATTCAAAAAGGCCATTGCTTTGGTTTACTCGGGCCAAATGGTGCCGGTAAAACGACAACAATAGAGATAATGGAAGGCATTATTAAAGCGACTAAAGGTCAAGTTTACTATTACGATAAGCCTATCGATGACTCAATGTCACAACAAATAGGTATTCAATTTCAGCACACCGCTTTACAAGACTTTCTTACCGTTAAAGAAACTTTAAATTTATTTACTTCTTTTTATCAACATACGGTGCCACACGAAGATCTTATTGAATTATGTGATTTAAGTGAGTTTTTAAATCGTGATAACCGCTTATTGTCTGGTGGACAGCGACAACGGTTATTATTGGCGTTGGCTTTAATTAACGATCCAGACATTGTTTTTCTCGATGAACCAACCACAGGGTTAGACCCTCAAGCACGGCGAAATTTTTGGCAATTAATTAAAAATATTAAGGCCAGAGATAAAACCGTGGTGTTAACCACACATTATATGGACGAAGCTCAACAACTATGTGACGACGTGCTTATTATGGATCATGGTCAAGTTATTGCCCGCGGCACACCAAGGCAGTTACTCAATGAACATTTTAATGAAGTGTTTATTTATTTACCTGCAGAGAAAGTACCACAAGAGCTTTGTGTGCAATTTAACTGGCAAGTTAACGAGCAACAGGTTGAAATTACCACAACTGATGTTGAAGCCACTATTGCCTTATTATTAGCACAAAATATTTCACTTTCGGGCTTACATGTTAAGTCGCCTAATTTAGATGACTTATTTTTAAAATTAACTGGCCACTCATTAAGGGATTAA
- a CDS encoding GNAT family N-acetyltransferase yields MLNEDFSAWCVKLQQLTHLKRWRSLLVLVGDKAWTSQYVDVSLKTFLSDHRAKAMPNKNGLIYGNIDNKFLATELTAVNRKTFNQYLGTEQQLVVFSLAGQHKHENDFDVDAFAALSGTIVSGGVLVLLISPNQLQHAQKSDYFLHRFMQQLAVEPSYVIKQADTLLPNLDALKATSALTTSSINELQVVEGNCISALPYGCVTQEQVLAVDLMLKVLSGHRDRPLVLTADRGRGKSTALALAACQMLESATQPLKILISAPSKQALAVFFQQIAQHLPGAEINGTSVEHINGSINFYPIDALLKEQPVASIVMVDEAAAIPVYLLQQLLGSYHRLIFASTIHGYEGAGRGFSIKFRQVLQHLMPNWRNIHINEAIRWASDDPLEQFVFNSCLLNAQLPNFDKACQIKVNTNITVNSALQIELISVAALLEDDALLQAVFSVLVTAHYQTSPSDLKLLLNNRAISLLVLKRENILVGVAMLMREGLVDEDLVEKVLENKRRLRDQFLPQSLMMHCGVKTSFNYSYQRVMRIAIHPEIQGQGLGQYFLKCIEQHSVMQNIDFIGASFAGNSELVKFWQQAEFSLARVGFSKDKASGEHSCLVTKSLTPSAKNLQHAFTEQFYLQLSYWLTDEFKDMPAKLVWQLLNGNTELKRLELTPELAETLNDFTSGQRQFSSCIYALHRWLISHLTEDFDAGVLPLIARILQKHSIEQVCKQYSFTGKKSLNQHLIHYISLH; encoded by the coding sequence ATGCTAAATGAAGACTTTTCTGCTTGGTGTGTTAAATTACAGCAACTTACTCATCTTAAACGCTGGCGCAGCTTGTTGGTTTTAGTGGGAGATAAAGCATGGACTAGTCAGTATGTTGACGTAAGCCTTAAGACCTTTTTATCTGATCACCGCGCTAAGGCAATGCCTAATAAAAATGGGCTTATTTATGGCAATATTGACAATAAGTTTTTAGCTACAGAACTCACTGCAGTTAACCGAAAAACGTTTAATCAATATTTAGGTACAGAACAACAACTGGTTGTTTTTAGTCTAGCAGGCCAACATAAACACGAAAACGATTTTGATGTTGATGCCTTTGCCGCACTTTCAGGGACCATAGTGTCAGGCGGAGTGTTGGTGTTATTAATTTCTCCAAACCAGCTCCAACATGCTCAGAAAAGCGATTACTTTCTCCACCGGTTTATGCAGCAATTAGCTGTTGAACCTAGCTATGTCATCAAGCAAGCAGATACCCTATTACCTAACTTAGATGCCTTAAAAGCCACTTCAGCACTAACTACATCCTCAATCAATGAACTACAGGTAGTAGAGGGAAATTGTATAAGCGCTTTGCCTTACGGTTGTGTTACTCAAGAGCAAGTTTTAGCCGTTGATCTTATGCTTAAAGTACTATCTGGGCATAGAGATAGACCTTTAGTGTTAACGGCTGATAGGGGCCGAGGTAAGTCAACAGCGTTAGCGCTTGCAGCGTGTCAAATGTTGGAAAGTGCTACCCAGCCGTTGAAAATATTGATTAGTGCACCGAGCAAGCAAGCATTAGCGGTATTTTTTCAACAAATAGCACAACACTTACCTGGAGCTGAGATAAACGGAACGTCTGTTGAACATATTAATGGCAGTATTAACTTTTATCCGATTGACGCCCTCCTTAAAGAGCAGCCCGTCGCCAGTATCGTTATGGTTGATGAAGCCGCAGCTATTCCGGTATACCTTTTACAGCAGCTGTTAGGTAGTTATCATCGATTGATATTTGCTAGCACTATTCATGGCTATGAAGGTGCAGGACGGGGCTTTAGTATTAAATTTCGTCAGGTTTTACAACACTTAATGCCTAACTGGCGCAATATACACATTAATGAAGCGATAAGATGGGCTAGCGATGATCCTCTTGAGCAGTTTGTTTTTAATAGTTGTTTGCTTAATGCTCAATTACCAAACTTTGATAAAGCGTGTCAGATAAAAGTAAATACTAACATTACGGTTAATAGCGCGTTACAAATTGAACTGATCAGCGTTGCAGCATTACTTGAAGATGATGCGCTATTACAAGCAGTTTTTTCTGTGTTAGTAACCGCACACTATCAAACATCACCCAGCGATTTAAAATTACTGTTAAATAATCGTGCAATTTCATTACTCGTACTAAAACGTGAAAACATCTTAGTAGGAGTTGCTATGTTGATGCGAGAAGGCTTAGTTGACGAGGATCTTGTAGAAAAAGTACTTGAAAACAAAAGGCGTTTACGGGACCAATTTTTGCCTCAGTCATTAATGATGCATTGTGGTGTAAAAACAAGCTTTAATTATAGCTATCAACGCGTTATGCGTATTGCTATTCATCCTGAAATTCAAGGGCAGGGCTTGGGTCAGTATTTTTTAAAATGTATTGAACAACATAGTGTTATGCAAAACATAGACTTTATCGGAGCAAGCTTTGCTGGAAACTCTGAGTTAGTTAAGTTTTGGCAGCAAGCAGAGTTTAGCTTAGCGCGAGTTGGTTTTAGCAAAGATAAAGCAAGTGGAGAACACTCTTGTTTGGTTACCAAATCATTAACGCCTAGTGCTAAAAATTTACAGCATGCATTTACCGAACAGTTTTATCTGCAACTCAGTTACTGGTTAACTGACGAATTTAAGGATATGCCAGCTAAACTAGTTTGGCAGTTACTTAACGGCAATACTGAACTGAAAAGGTTAGAACTTACGCCTGAATTAGCTGAGACCCTTAATGACTTTACTAGCGGCCAAAGGCAGTTCAGTAGTTGTATTTATGCCTTACATCGTTGGTTAATAAGTCATTTAACAGAAGACTTCGATGCTGGTGTACTGCCATTAATAGCCAGGATCTTACAAAAACATAGCATAGAGCAAGTGTGTAAACAGTATAGCTTTACCGGTAAAAAATCATTGAATCAGCATCTAATTCACTATATTAGTTTGCATTAA
- the pdxH gene encoding pyridoxamine 5'-phosphate oxidase, with amino-acid sequence MTLFEKLRCLLTFGQGVALPLPVIDDNADPFSLFKLWFDEANKSGILLPEAMSVSSVSKDGQPSSRMVLLKEYDQDGFVFYTNYASRKSQELNENDKIALLFHWNVLQRQIRIEGCVEKVSTEQSAKYFHSRDRGSQIGAWASKQSNKIQSDTALAESVDYYTKKFAGKEVPLPEFWGGWRIKPNFIEFWQGRASRLHDRVCFEKSTTGWDNFKLQP; translated from the coding sequence ATGACTTTATTTGAAAAATTGCGCTGTTTACTAACCTTTGGACAAGGCGTTGCTCTGCCATTACCCGTTATTGACGATAATGCTGATCCCTTCTCATTATTTAAGCTCTGGTTTGACGAAGCCAATAAATCAGGCATTTTATTGCCTGAAGCAATGTCAGTTAGTAGCGTAAGTAAAGACGGTCAACCTAGCTCGCGCATGGTACTGCTTAAAGAATATGATCAAGACGGGTTTGTTTTCTATACAAATTACGCGAGTAGAAAGAGCCAAGAGCTAAATGAAAATGACAAAATTGCTTTGTTGTTTCATTGGAATGTACTCCAACGCCAAATTCGTATTGAAGGTTGTGTGGAAAAAGTCAGTACAGAACAATCTGCCAAGTATTTTCATAGCCGCGATCGTGGCAGCCAAATAGGTGCTTGGGCCTCAAAACAAAGTAACAAAATTCAGAGTGACACAGCGTTAGCTGAGAGTGTTGATTACTACACGAAAAAGTTTGCTGGTAAGGAAGTGCCATTACCAGAATTTTGGGGTGGTTGGCGTATAAAGCCCAATTTCATTGAATTTTGGCAAGGCCGTGCCAGTCGCTTACATGACCGTGTTTGTTTTGAGAAAAGTACAACGGGTTGGGATAACTTCAAGTTGCAGCCATAA